AATCCAGCACCTCAAACGCGCTTACCGGCGGGTCTTCAATATCAAGCGCAAGAAGCTCCCCTTGCGGGTCAATCCGCGCCTGTGCCAAAGTGCGGCGCGCGCTCACAAACTTGTCGGAGTGGAAGAAGGCAAGCTGCTTTTCGAGGTTCGAGACGGCGCGGTACCCGCGTTCATGCCGCAGCTGCAAACCGGCATAGCCAATGGCCGCCGCGGAGGTAACCACCAGAGCGACCGTACCGATGGCCTGCGCCTCATTCCAATCAATGAACATTATGCGGGCACCTTCATACTGTGAGATGCGGGCGCCTGACAATTGGGACACCAGAAGAGATTGCGTCCTGCCATCACCTGCGTCAGGATCTTCGTTCCGCAGATCAGGCAAGGTTTGCCCTGGCGACGATAGACGTAATGCGCCTCTTCTTTCAACGGTAGACCCGTCTTCTTCGTCGGCCTGTCCTTCGGCTTCGTCGTAATGATGCGCCGGTCCACCATACCCGCCTTCATCAGCGGAATCGCATCCTTCCAGATGGCTTCGAGCGTCTTTTCGCTCACCGCGTTTCCAGGAGTAAACGGATCGAGCTTCGCGCGGAAGAGTAGCTCGGCGCGATAGATATTGCCAACCCCGGCAGCAATGGTTTGATCCATCAGCAGCGCCGCAACCGCAGTCTTTCGCGCGCGCACCTTCTCGACGAACTTCGTCGCGGGATCGCCGTTCAAAGGATCAGGCCCGAGCCGCGCTTCCAGCGCCTCCCACTGCTGCTGCGAAAAGACAGAACAGTCCGTCGGTCCGCGAAGCTCTACCCAGGCCACCTTCGCGGCCTCAATATGCCCGGTGCCGTCGTCATTGGAGTACCACGCATGCCGCTTACTCTCGCCGGGCTCTACCGGCCCCTTGATCGCCTGCGCGTCGTAGAGGCGAACGCGGAGCGCGCCTTTCTCCGGCGGCAGAGGTCCAGTGCCCTCGGAGAAATCGCCGTACATACCGAGGTGAATATGCAGGATGCGGTCTTTACCGAAGTCATAGCCGAGATGCTTGCCTACTGCAATTACCTTTTCCAGCTTGCGGTTGTCCACGAGCGCTGCGTCCTGAAAGCGGCTGCCCTCGGGAGCGTCGACGCGAATCTTCTTTCCTGCAAAGGCGGCGTTGTGTCGCTCGGCCCAGCGATGGATCTCATTGCCTTCAGGCATTGTTTCTCCGGTTAAGCAACGCGGCGACGTACTTCTTTGTTGATGACAGAGACGGCCTGTTTATAAGTAATCGCGAGTTCATAATTGGCCTGGAGATTCATCCAGAACGACGCTGGCCCGCCAAAGTATGCGGCAAGCCGATAAGCAGTATCTGCAGTAATTCCACGACGCTCGGCGACGATCTCGGTGATGCGCGTGGAAGGCACGCGGAGCGCGATCGACAATGCATTTGCGCTCAGATTCAGCGGCACAAGGAAATCTTCACGCAGAATCGAACCTGGATGAACTGGGAAGCCGGGATGATTTGGATCTCTTGGAATCGACATGAAGCACCTCAGTGATAATCCACGATTTCAACGTCTTCTGCCCCGGCCTTCGTCCATCGGAAGCATATTCGGTACTGATCATTGATGCGAATACTATGCTGACCAGTACGGTCTCCACGAAGCACTTCCAGACGATTCGCTGGAGGAAAACGAAGCGCCTCCAGATCAACTGCCGCATTAAGAGCAGCCAATCTGCGAAGCGCTGCCGAAGTAATAGAGCCAAACTTCTTGTGACGACCTTCTTTGAACAGCGTCTCCACTGCACGGTCGCGAAAAGAGAGAATCACGCGCCAAGCGTACCACGTTGAACGCTATGCGTTCAACGTGGTACGAACTAGTTTAGTTCCAGACATTCTGAATCGGCATGGCTTCAATGCGCAGCATGATATCCGGGGAAACTCCGTTGAGCTTCCGGGCGAACTCGCGGGCCTGTTCCTCGCTATCGAAGACGCTCTTTTCTTTCAATTGGCCTGCGAGGTACTGCTCACACGTCCAGAGAATGGTTTGCATAGTGGGCCTCCTTTCAGGCCTTTGATACAGTGAGGGCGCTCAGAGCATGATTGCTTGAGCGCCCTCTACTTCTTAGACACAAGTTACGCAGATTCGATTCTGCCGGTTCCCTCGTATCCGTTACCGCGTGGTGCGTTTACTTCTTTTCGTCCGC
This genomic stretch from Terriglobus saanensis SP1PR4 harbors:
- a CDS encoding HigA family addiction module antitoxin; translation: MSIPRDPNHPGFPVHPGSILREDFLVPLNLSANALSIALRVPSTRITEIVAERRGITADTAYRLAAYFGGPASFWMNLQANYELAITYKQAVSVINKEVRRRVA
- a CDS encoding type II toxin-antitoxin system RelE/ParE family toxin; this translates as MILSFRDRAVETLFKEGRHKKFGSITSAALRRLAALNAAVDLEALRFPPANRLEVLRGDRTGQHSIRINDQYRICFRWTKAGAEDVEIVDYH
- a CDS encoding Fpg/Nei family DNA glycosylase, with protein sequence MPEGNEIHRWAERHNAAFAGKKIRVDAPEGSRFQDAALVDNRKLEKVIAVGKHLGYDFGKDRILHIHLGMYGDFSEGTGPLPPEKGALRVRLYDAQAIKGPVEPGESKRHAWYSNDDGTGHIEAAKVAWVELRGPTDCSVFSQQQWEALEARLGPDPLNGDPATKFVEKVRARKTAVAALLMDQTIAAGVGNIYRAELLFRAKLDPFTPGNAVSEKTLEAIWKDAIPLMKAGMVDRRIITTKPKDRPTKKTGLPLKEEAHYVYRRQGKPCLICGTKILTQVMAGRNLFWCPNCQAPASHSMKVPA